From a single Falco naumanni isolate bFalNau1 chromosome 17, bFalNau1.pat, whole genome shotgun sequence genomic region:
- the PFKFB2 gene encoding 6-phosphofructo-2-kinase/fructose-2,6-bisphosphatase 2 isoform X3: protein MSPVTKGNMCAEEQITKPEDPGSPSQPCSPTLACSRAWASYMTNSPTLIVMIGLPARGKTYVSKKLTRYLNWIGVPTKVFNLGVYRREAVKSYKSYDFFRHDNKEAMEIRKRCALVALEDVKAYLLEECGQIAVFDATNTTRERRDLILNFAKENAFKVFFVESVCDDPEVIAANILEVKVSSPDYPERNRENVMDDFLKRIECYKVTYQPLDPDAYDKDLSFIKVINVGQRFLVNRVQDYIQSKIVYYLMNIHVQPRTIYLCRHGESEYNLVGKIGGDSGLSPRGKQFAQALKKFIEEQEIVDLKVWTSQLKRTIQTAESLGVMYEQWKILNEIDAGVCEEMTYAEIEAKYPDEFALRDQEKYLYRYPGGESYQDLVQRLEPVIMELERQGNVLVISHQAVMRCLLAYFLDKSADELPYLRCPLHTILKLTPVAYGCKVEMINLNVEAVNTHRDKPSLNSNNLPASQTPVRMRRNSFTPRASADTVKRPRHFSVGSKPLDLLGPFPSLEAQDGANQPQLQRMAGLTV from the exons ATGAGCCCAGTTACAAAAGGGAACATGTGTGCTGAGGAGCAAATCACCAAGCCAGAGGATCCTGGGAGCCCtagccagccctgctctcccacGCTGGCCTGCAGCAGAG CATGGGCTTCCTACATGACCAACTCGCCGACGCTGATTGTGATGATCGGCTTGCCCGCCCGCGGCAAGACATACGTGTCCAAGAAGCTCACCCGCTACCTCAACTGGATCGGGGTGCCCACCAAAG tgtTTAATTTAGGAGTGTATCGCCGGGAAGCGGTGAAGTCCTACAAGTCCTATGACTTCTTCAGGCACGATAACAAAGAAGCCATGGAAATCCGCAA ACGATGTGCCTTAGTGGCACTAGAAGATGTGAAGGCTTATCTCCTGGAGGAGTGCGGGCAAATAGCT GTGTTTGATGCGACCAACACAACTCGAGAAAGACGGGACCTGATCTTAAattttgctaaagaaaatgctttcaag GTGTTTTTTGTGGAGTCTGTCTGTGACGATCCAGAAGTCATTGCTGCCAATATCCTG GAGGTGAAAGTTTCCAGCCCTGACTACCCGGAGAGAAACAGGGAGAATGTGATGGATGATTTCCTGAAGAGGATCGAGTGCTACAAGGTCACTTACCAGCCTCTTGATCCCGATGCCTACGACAA AGATCTTTCCTTCATTAAAGTGATCAATGTGGGACAGCGGTTCCTAGTAAACAGAGTCCAAGATTACATCCAGAGTAAAATCGTCTATTACCTAATGAACATTCATGTCCAGCCGCGTACCATCTACCTTTGCCGACATGGTGAGAGTGAATATAATCTTGTTGGCAAGATTGGTGGGGATTCTGGTCTGTCACCGCGTGGGAAGCAG tttgctcaGGCGCTTAAGAAGTTCATTGAAGAGCAAGAAATTGTTGACCTGAAGGTGTGGACGAGCCAGCTGAAAAGGACGATCCAGACGGCTGAGTCCCTGGGGGTCATGTACGAGCAGTGGAAGATTCTCAATGAGATCGATGCG GGGGTATGTGAAGAAATGACCTATGCAGAAATTGAAGCCAAGTATCCGGATGAGTTTGCGTTGAGGGACCAAGAGAAATACCTTTATCGCTATCCTGGAGGCGAG tcctACCAGGACTTGGTCCAGCGCCTGGAGCCGGTAATTATGGAGCTAGAACGGCAAGGCAACGTCCTCGTTATCTCCCACCAGGCGGTTATGAGGTGCCTGTTGGCTTATTTTCTCGACAAGAGTGCAg ATGAGCTGCCCTACCTGCGCTGCCCCCTCCACACCATTCTCAAGCTCACGCCTGTTGCATACG GCTGTAAAGTGGAGATGATTAATCTGAACGTGGAAGCAGTGAACACGCACCGCGACAAACCCTCGCTGAACTCA AACAACCTTCCCGCCAGCCAAACCCCTGTAAGGatgagaagaaacagctttaCGCCGCGGGCCAGCGCGGACACGGTAAAGCGCCCGCGACATTTCAGCGTTGGGAGCAAACCTCTTGACCTGCTGGGGCCtttcccatccctggaagctCAAGATGGGGCCAACCAGCCGCAGCTGCAA AGGATGGCTGGTTTAACGGTGTAG
- the PFKFB2 gene encoding 6-phosphofructo-2-kinase/fructose-2,6-bisphosphatase 2 isoform X5, with amino-acid sequence MSPVTKGNMCAEEQITKPEDPGSPSQPCSPTLACSRAWASYMTNSPTLIVMIGLPARGKTYVSKKLTRYLNWIGVPTKVFNLGVYRREAVKSYKSYDFFRHDNKEAMEIRKRCALVALEDVKAYLLEECGQIAVFDATNTTRERRDLILNFAKENAFKVFFVESVCDDPEVIAANILEVKVSSPDYPERNRENVMDDFLKRIECYKVTYQPLDPDAYDKDLSFIKVINVGQRFLVNRVQDYIQSKIVYYLMNIHVQPRTIYLCRHGESEYNLVGKIGGDSGLSPRGKQFAQALKKFIEEQEIVDLKVWTSQLKRTIQTAESLGVMYEQWKILNEIDAGVCEEMTYAEIEAKYPDEFALRDQEKYLYRYPGGESYQDLVQRLEPVIMELERQGNVLVISHQAVMRCLLAYFLDKSADELPYLRCPLHTILKLTPVAYGCKVEMINLNVEAVNTHRDKPSLNSRMAGLTV; translated from the exons ATGAGCCCAGTTACAAAAGGGAACATGTGTGCTGAGGAGCAAATCACCAAGCCAGAGGATCCTGGGAGCCCtagccagccctgctctcccacGCTGGCCTGCAGCAGAG CATGGGCTTCCTACATGACCAACTCGCCGACGCTGATTGTGATGATCGGCTTGCCCGCCCGCGGCAAGACATACGTGTCCAAGAAGCTCACCCGCTACCTCAACTGGATCGGGGTGCCCACCAAAG tgtTTAATTTAGGAGTGTATCGCCGGGAAGCGGTGAAGTCCTACAAGTCCTATGACTTCTTCAGGCACGATAACAAAGAAGCCATGGAAATCCGCAA ACGATGTGCCTTAGTGGCACTAGAAGATGTGAAGGCTTATCTCCTGGAGGAGTGCGGGCAAATAGCT GTGTTTGATGCGACCAACACAACTCGAGAAAGACGGGACCTGATCTTAAattttgctaaagaaaatgctttcaag GTGTTTTTTGTGGAGTCTGTCTGTGACGATCCAGAAGTCATTGCTGCCAATATCCTG GAGGTGAAAGTTTCCAGCCCTGACTACCCGGAGAGAAACAGGGAGAATGTGATGGATGATTTCCTGAAGAGGATCGAGTGCTACAAGGTCACTTACCAGCCTCTTGATCCCGATGCCTACGACAA AGATCTTTCCTTCATTAAAGTGATCAATGTGGGACAGCGGTTCCTAGTAAACAGAGTCCAAGATTACATCCAGAGTAAAATCGTCTATTACCTAATGAACATTCATGTCCAGCCGCGTACCATCTACCTTTGCCGACATGGTGAGAGTGAATATAATCTTGTTGGCAAGATTGGTGGGGATTCTGGTCTGTCACCGCGTGGGAAGCAG tttgctcaGGCGCTTAAGAAGTTCATTGAAGAGCAAGAAATTGTTGACCTGAAGGTGTGGACGAGCCAGCTGAAAAGGACGATCCAGACGGCTGAGTCCCTGGGGGTCATGTACGAGCAGTGGAAGATTCTCAATGAGATCGATGCG GGGGTATGTGAAGAAATGACCTATGCAGAAATTGAAGCCAAGTATCCGGATGAGTTTGCGTTGAGGGACCAAGAGAAATACCTTTATCGCTATCCTGGAGGCGAG tcctACCAGGACTTGGTCCAGCGCCTGGAGCCGGTAATTATGGAGCTAGAACGGCAAGGCAACGTCCTCGTTATCTCCCACCAGGCGGTTATGAGGTGCCTGTTGGCTTATTTTCTCGACAAGAGTGCAg ATGAGCTGCCCTACCTGCGCTGCCCCCTCCACACCATTCTCAAGCTCACGCCTGTTGCATACG GCTGTAAAGTGGAGATGATTAATCTGAACGTGGAAGCAGTGAACACGCACCGCGACAAACCCTCGCTGAACTCA AGGATGGCTGGTTTAACGGTGTAG
- the PFKFB2 gene encoding 6-phosphofructo-2-kinase/fructose-2,6-bisphosphatase 2 isoform X6 encodes MSPVTKGNMCAEEQITKPEDPGSPSQPCSPTLACSRAWASYMTNSPTLIVMIGLPARGKTYVSKKLTRYLNWIGVPTKVFNLGVYRREAVKSYKSYDFFRHDNKEAMEIRKRCALVALEDVKAYLLEECGQIAVFDATNTTRERRDLILNFAKENAFKVFFVESVCDDPEVIAANILEVKVSSPDYPERNRENVMDDFLKRIECYKVTYQPLDPDAYDKDLSFIKVINVGQRFLVNRVQDYIQSKIVYYLMNIHVQPRTIYLCRHGESEYNLVGKIGGDSGLSPRGKQFAQALKKFIEEQEIVDLKVWTSQLKRTIQTAESLGVMYEQWKILNEIDAGVCEEMTYAEIEAKYPDEFALRDQEKYLYRYPGGESYQDLVQRLEPVIMELERQGNVLVISHQAVMRCLLAYFLDKSADELPYLRCPLHTILKLTPVAYGCKVEMINLNVEAVNTHRDKPSLNSNNLPASQTPVRMRRNSFTPRASADTVKRPRHFSVGSKPLDLLGPFPSLEAQDGANQPQLQVGVQPQGGNACLEPAACIARETSASLPASE; translated from the exons ATGAGCCCAGTTACAAAAGGGAACATGTGTGCTGAGGAGCAAATCACCAAGCCAGAGGATCCTGGGAGCCCtagccagccctgctctcccacGCTGGCCTGCAGCAGAG CATGGGCTTCCTACATGACCAACTCGCCGACGCTGATTGTGATGATCGGCTTGCCCGCCCGCGGCAAGACATACGTGTCCAAGAAGCTCACCCGCTACCTCAACTGGATCGGGGTGCCCACCAAAG tgtTTAATTTAGGAGTGTATCGCCGGGAAGCGGTGAAGTCCTACAAGTCCTATGACTTCTTCAGGCACGATAACAAAGAAGCCATGGAAATCCGCAA ACGATGTGCCTTAGTGGCACTAGAAGATGTGAAGGCTTATCTCCTGGAGGAGTGCGGGCAAATAGCT GTGTTTGATGCGACCAACACAACTCGAGAAAGACGGGACCTGATCTTAAattttgctaaagaaaatgctttcaag GTGTTTTTTGTGGAGTCTGTCTGTGACGATCCAGAAGTCATTGCTGCCAATATCCTG GAGGTGAAAGTTTCCAGCCCTGACTACCCGGAGAGAAACAGGGAGAATGTGATGGATGATTTCCTGAAGAGGATCGAGTGCTACAAGGTCACTTACCAGCCTCTTGATCCCGATGCCTACGACAA AGATCTTTCCTTCATTAAAGTGATCAATGTGGGACAGCGGTTCCTAGTAAACAGAGTCCAAGATTACATCCAGAGTAAAATCGTCTATTACCTAATGAACATTCATGTCCAGCCGCGTACCATCTACCTTTGCCGACATGGTGAGAGTGAATATAATCTTGTTGGCAAGATTGGTGGGGATTCTGGTCTGTCACCGCGTGGGAAGCAG tttgctcaGGCGCTTAAGAAGTTCATTGAAGAGCAAGAAATTGTTGACCTGAAGGTGTGGACGAGCCAGCTGAAAAGGACGATCCAGACGGCTGAGTCCCTGGGGGTCATGTACGAGCAGTGGAAGATTCTCAATGAGATCGATGCG GGGGTATGTGAAGAAATGACCTATGCAGAAATTGAAGCCAAGTATCCGGATGAGTTTGCGTTGAGGGACCAAGAGAAATACCTTTATCGCTATCCTGGAGGCGAG tcctACCAGGACTTGGTCCAGCGCCTGGAGCCGGTAATTATGGAGCTAGAACGGCAAGGCAACGTCCTCGTTATCTCCCACCAGGCGGTTATGAGGTGCCTGTTGGCTTATTTTCTCGACAAGAGTGCAg ATGAGCTGCCCTACCTGCGCTGCCCCCTCCACACCATTCTCAAGCTCACGCCTGTTGCATACG GCTGTAAAGTGGAGATGATTAATCTGAACGTGGAAGCAGTGAACACGCACCGCGACAAACCCTCGCTGAACTCA AACAACCTTCCCGCCAGCCAAACCCCTGTAAGGatgagaagaaacagctttaCGCCGCGGGCCAGCGCGGACACGGTAAAGCGCCCGCGACATTTCAGCGTTGGGAGCAAACCTCTTGACCTGCTGGGGCCtttcccatccctggaagctCAAGATGGGGCCAACCAGCCGCAGCTGCAAGTGGGTGTCCAG cctCAAGGGGGAAATGCTTGCCT ggagccagcagcctgcaTCGCCCGTGAAACCTCggcttccctccctgcctccgAGTGA
- the PFKFB2 gene encoding 6-phosphofructo-2-kinase/fructose-2,6-bisphosphatase 2 isoform X2 → MSPVTKGNMCAEEQITKPEDPGSPSQPCSPTLACSRAWASYMTNSPTLIVMIGLPARGKTYVSKKLTRYLNWIGVPTKVFNLGVYRREAVKSYKSYDFFRHDNKEAMEIRKRCALVALEDVKAYLLEECGQIAVFDATNTTRERRDLILNFAKENAFKVFFVESVCDDPEVIAANILEVKVSSPDYPERNRENVMDDFLKRIECYKVTYQPLDPDAYDKDLSFIKVINVGQRFLVNRVQDYIQSKIVYYLMNIHVQPRTIYLCRHGESEYNLVGKIGGDSGLSPRGKQFAQALKKFIEEQEIVDLKVWTSQLKRTIQTAESLGVMYEQWKILNEIDAGVCEEMTYAEIEAKYPDEFALRDQEKYLYRYPGGESYQDLVQRLEPVIMELERQGNVLVISHQAVMRCLLAYFLDKSADELPYLRCPLHTILKLTPVAYGCKVEMINLNVEAVNTHRDKPSLNSNNLPASQTPVRMRRNSFTPRASADTVKRPRHFSVGSKPLDLLGPFPSLEAQDGANQPQLQPQGGNACL, encoded by the exons ATGAGCCCAGTTACAAAAGGGAACATGTGTGCTGAGGAGCAAATCACCAAGCCAGAGGATCCTGGGAGCCCtagccagccctgctctcccacGCTGGCCTGCAGCAGAG CATGGGCTTCCTACATGACCAACTCGCCGACGCTGATTGTGATGATCGGCTTGCCCGCCCGCGGCAAGACATACGTGTCCAAGAAGCTCACCCGCTACCTCAACTGGATCGGGGTGCCCACCAAAG tgtTTAATTTAGGAGTGTATCGCCGGGAAGCGGTGAAGTCCTACAAGTCCTATGACTTCTTCAGGCACGATAACAAAGAAGCCATGGAAATCCGCAA ACGATGTGCCTTAGTGGCACTAGAAGATGTGAAGGCTTATCTCCTGGAGGAGTGCGGGCAAATAGCT GTGTTTGATGCGACCAACACAACTCGAGAAAGACGGGACCTGATCTTAAattttgctaaagaaaatgctttcaag GTGTTTTTTGTGGAGTCTGTCTGTGACGATCCAGAAGTCATTGCTGCCAATATCCTG GAGGTGAAAGTTTCCAGCCCTGACTACCCGGAGAGAAACAGGGAGAATGTGATGGATGATTTCCTGAAGAGGATCGAGTGCTACAAGGTCACTTACCAGCCTCTTGATCCCGATGCCTACGACAA AGATCTTTCCTTCATTAAAGTGATCAATGTGGGACAGCGGTTCCTAGTAAACAGAGTCCAAGATTACATCCAGAGTAAAATCGTCTATTACCTAATGAACATTCATGTCCAGCCGCGTACCATCTACCTTTGCCGACATGGTGAGAGTGAATATAATCTTGTTGGCAAGATTGGTGGGGATTCTGGTCTGTCACCGCGTGGGAAGCAG tttgctcaGGCGCTTAAGAAGTTCATTGAAGAGCAAGAAATTGTTGACCTGAAGGTGTGGACGAGCCAGCTGAAAAGGACGATCCAGACGGCTGAGTCCCTGGGGGTCATGTACGAGCAGTGGAAGATTCTCAATGAGATCGATGCG GGGGTATGTGAAGAAATGACCTATGCAGAAATTGAAGCCAAGTATCCGGATGAGTTTGCGTTGAGGGACCAAGAGAAATACCTTTATCGCTATCCTGGAGGCGAG tcctACCAGGACTTGGTCCAGCGCCTGGAGCCGGTAATTATGGAGCTAGAACGGCAAGGCAACGTCCTCGTTATCTCCCACCAGGCGGTTATGAGGTGCCTGTTGGCTTATTTTCTCGACAAGAGTGCAg ATGAGCTGCCCTACCTGCGCTGCCCCCTCCACACCATTCTCAAGCTCACGCCTGTTGCATACG GCTGTAAAGTGGAGATGATTAATCTGAACGTGGAAGCAGTGAACACGCACCGCGACAAACCCTCGCTGAACTCA AACAACCTTCCCGCCAGCCAAACCCCTGTAAGGatgagaagaaacagctttaCGCCGCGGGCCAGCGCGGACACGGTAAAGCGCCCGCGACATTTCAGCGTTGGGAGCAAACCTCTTGACCTGCTGGGGCCtttcccatccctggaagctCAAGATGGGGCCAACCAGCCGCAGCTGCAA cctCAAGGGGGAAATGCTTGCCTGTGA
- the PFKFB2 gene encoding 6-phosphofructo-2-kinase/fructose-2,6-bisphosphatase 2 isoform X1 produces the protein MSPVTKGNMCAEEQITKPEDPGSPSQPCSPTLACSRAWASYMTNSPTLIVMIGLPARGKTYVSKKLTRYLNWIGVPTKVFNLGVYRREAVKSYKSYDFFRHDNKEAMEIRKRCALVALEDVKAYLLEECGQIAVFDATNTTRERRDLILNFAKENAFKVFFVESVCDDPEVIAANILEVKVSSPDYPERNRENVMDDFLKRIECYKVTYQPLDPDAYDKDLSFIKVINVGQRFLVNRVQDYIQSKIVYYLMNIHVQPRTIYLCRHGESEYNLVGKIGGDSGLSPRGKQFAQALKKFIEEQEIVDLKVWTSQLKRTIQTAESLGVMYEQWKILNEIDAGVCEEMTYAEIEAKYPDEFALRDQEKYLYRYPGGESYQDLVQRLEPVIMELERQGNVLVISHQAVMRCLLAYFLDKSADELPYLRCPLHTILKLTPVAYGCKVEMINLNVEAVNTHRDKPSLNSNNLPASQTPVRMRRNSFTPRASADTVKRPRHFSVGSKPLDLLGPFPSLEAQDGANQPQLQVGVQPQGGNACL, from the exons ATGAGCCCAGTTACAAAAGGGAACATGTGTGCTGAGGAGCAAATCACCAAGCCAGAGGATCCTGGGAGCCCtagccagccctgctctcccacGCTGGCCTGCAGCAGAG CATGGGCTTCCTACATGACCAACTCGCCGACGCTGATTGTGATGATCGGCTTGCCCGCCCGCGGCAAGACATACGTGTCCAAGAAGCTCACCCGCTACCTCAACTGGATCGGGGTGCCCACCAAAG tgtTTAATTTAGGAGTGTATCGCCGGGAAGCGGTGAAGTCCTACAAGTCCTATGACTTCTTCAGGCACGATAACAAAGAAGCCATGGAAATCCGCAA ACGATGTGCCTTAGTGGCACTAGAAGATGTGAAGGCTTATCTCCTGGAGGAGTGCGGGCAAATAGCT GTGTTTGATGCGACCAACACAACTCGAGAAAGACGGGACCTGATCTTAAattttgctaaagaaaatgctttcaag GTGTTTTTTGTGGAGTCTGTCTGTGACGATCCAGAAGTCATTGCTGCCAATATCCTG GAGGTGAAAGTTTCCAGCCCTGACTACCCGGAGAGAAACAGGGAGAATGTGATGGATGATTTCCTGAAGAGGATCGAGTGCTACAAGGTCACTTACCAGCCTCTTGATCCCGATGCCTACGACAA AGATCTTTCCTTCATTAAAGTGATCAATGTGGGACAGCGGTTCCTAGTAAACAGAGTCCAAGATTACATCCAGAGTAAAATCGTCTATTACCTAATGAACATTCATGTCCAGCCGCGTACCATCTACCTTTGCCGACATGGTGAGAGTGAATATAATCTTGTTGGCAAGATTGGTGGGGATTCTGGTCTGTCACCGCGTGGGAAGCAG tttgctcaGGCGCTTAAGAAGTTCATTGAAGAGCAAGAAATTGTTGACCTGAAGGTGTGGACGAGCCAGCTGAAAAGGACGATCCAGACGGCTGAGTCCCTGGGGGTCATGTACGAGCAGTGGAAGATTCTCAATGAGATCGATGCG GGGGTATGTGAAGAAATGACCTATGCAGAAATTGAAGCCAAGTATCCGGATGAGTTTGCGTTGAGGGACCAAGAGAAATACCTTTATCGCTATCCTGGAGGCGAG tcctACCAGGACTTGGTCCAGCGCCTGGAGCCGGTAATTATGGAGCTAGAACGGCAAGGCAACGTCCTCGTTATCTCCCACCAGGCGGTTATGAGGTGCCTGTTGGCTTATTTTCTCGACAAGAGTGCAg ATGAGCTGCCCTACCTGCGCTGCCCCCTCCACACCATTCTCAAGCTCACGCCTGTTGCATACG GCTGTAAAGTGGAGATGATTAATCTGAACGTGGAAGCAGTGAACACGCACCGCGACAAACCCTCGCTGAACTCA AACAACCTTCCCGCCAGCCAAACCCCTGTAAGGatgagaagaaacagctttaCGCCGCGGGCCAGCGCGGACACGGTAAAGCGCCCGCGACATTTCAGCGTTGGGAGCAAACCTCTTGACCTGCTGGGGCCtttcccatccctggaagctCAAGATGGGGCCAACCAGCCGCAGCTGCAAGTGGGTGTCCAG cctCAAGGGGGAAATGCTTGCCTGTGA
- the PFKFB2 gene encoding 6-phosphofructo-2-kinase/fructose-2,6-bisphosphatase 2 isoform X4 yields MSPVTKGNMCAEEQITKPEDPGSPSQPCSPTLACSRAWASYMTNSPTLIVMIGLPARGKTYVSKKLTRYLNWIGVPTKVFNLGVYRREAVKSYKSYDFFRHDNKEAMEIRKRCALVALEDVKAYLLEECGQIAVFDATNTTRERRDLILNFAKENAFKVFFVESVCDDPEVIAANILEVKVSSPDYPERNRENVMDDFLKRIECYKVTYQPLDPDAYDKDLSFIKVINVGQRFLVNRVQDYIQSKIVYYLMNIHVQPRTIYLCRHGESEYNLVGKIGGDSGLSPRGKQFAQALKKFIEEQEIVDLKVWTSQLKRTIQTAESLGVMYEQWKILNEIDAGVCEEMTYAEIEAKYPDEFALRDQEKYLYRYPGGESYQDLVQRLEPVIMELERQGNVLVISHQAVMRCLLAYFLDKSADELPYLRCPLHTILKLTPVAYGCKVEMINLNVEAVNTHRDKPSLNSNNLPASQTPVRMRRNSFTPRASADTPQGGNACL; encoded by the exons ATGAGCCCAGTTACAAAAGGGAACATGTGTGCTGAGGAGCAAATCACCAAGCCAGAGGATCCTGGGAGCCCtagccagccctgctctcccacGCTGGCCTGCAGCAGAG CATGGGCTTCCTACATGACCAACTCGCCGACGCTGATTGTGATGATCGGCTTGCCCGCCCGCGGCAAGACATACGTGTCCAAGAAGCTCACCCGCTACCTCAACTGGATCGGGGTGCCCACCAAAG tgtTTAATTTAGGAGTGTATCGCCGGGAAGCGGTGAAGTCCTACAAGTCCTATGACTTCTTCAGGCACGATAACAAAGAAGCCATGGAAATCCGCAA ACGATGTGCCTTAGTGGCACTAGAAGATGTGAAGGCTTATCTCCTGGAGGAGTGCGGGCAAATAGCT GTGTTTGATGCGACCAACACAACTCGAGAAAGACGGGACCTGATCTTAAattttgctaaagaaaatgctttcaag GTGTTTTTTGTGGAGTCTGTCTGTGACGATCCAGAAGTCATTGCTGCCAATATCCTG GAGGTGAAAGTTTCCAGCCCTGACTACCCGGAGAGAAACAGGGAGAATGTGATGGATGATTTCCTGAAGAGGATCGAGTGCTACAAGGTCACTTACCAGCCTCTTGATCCCGATGCCTACGACAA AGATCTTTCCTTCATTAAAGTGATCAATGTGGGACAGCGGTTCCTAGTAAACAGAGTCCAAGATTACATCCAGAGTAAAATCGTCTATTACCTAATGAACATTCATGTCCAGCCGCGTACCATCTACCTTTGCCGACATGGTGAGAGTGAATATAATCTTGTTGGCAAGATTGGTGGGGATTCTGGTCTGTCACCGCGTGGGAAGCAG tttgctcaGGCGCTTAAGAAGTTCATTGAAGAGCAAGAAATTGTTGACCTGAAGGTGTGGACGAGCCAGCTGAAAAGGACGATCCAGACGGCTGAGTCCCTGGGGGTCATGTACGAGCAGTGGAAGATTCTCAATGAGATCGATGCG GGGGTATGTGAAGAAATGACCTATGCAGAAATTGAAGCCAAGTATCCGGATGAGTTTGCGTTGAGGGACCAAGAGAAATACCTTTATCGCTATCCTGGAGGCGAG tcctACCAGGACTTGGTCCAGCGCCTGGAGCCGGTAATTATGGAGCTAGAACGGCAAGGCAACGTCCTCGTTATCTCCCACCAGGCGGTTATGAGGTGCCTGTTGGCTTATTTTCTCGACAAGAGTGCAg ATGAGCTGCCCTACCTGCGCTGCCCCCTCCACACCATTCTCAAGCTCACGCCTGTTGCATACG GCTGTAAAGTGGAGATGATTAATCTGAACGTGGAAGCAGTGAACACGCACCGCGACAAACCCTCGCTGAACTCA AACAACCTTCCCGCCAGCCAAACCCCTGTAAGGatgagaagaaacagctttaCGCCGCGGGCCAGCGCGGACACG cctCAAGGGGGAAATGCTTGCCTGTGA
- the YOD1 gene encoding ubiquitin thioesterase OTU1, protein MLRLRCKARSGTHPLPGLTAHSRLRDMQAALAALTGVPVPAQRLLLGFPPRSLDLSDGERRLGDLGIHSGDTLIVEEDTSKPKTDSPVVAKRTMSNSVREAVPVLARRVVPADNSCLFTSVYYVVEGGVYDPGCAPEMRSLIAQIVASDPESYCEAVLGKTNREYCDWIRREETWGGAIEVSILSKFYQCEICVVDTQTVRIDRFGEDAGYTKRVLLIYDGIHYDPLERKIPDSDIPPQTIFSTADDIVLAQALELADEARRKRQFTDVNHFTLRCMVCQKGLTGQVEAREHAKETGHTNFGEV, encoded by the exons ATGCTGCGGCTGCGCTGCAAGGCCCGGAGCGGCACCCACCCGCTGCCCGGCCTCACGGCCCACTCCCGCCTCCGCGACATGCAGGCCGCCCTGGCCGCCCTCACCGGCGTCCCCGTCCCGGCCCAGCGCCTCCTTCTCGGTTTCCCGCCGCGGAGCCTGGACCTCAGCGACGGCGAGCGGCGGCTGGGCGACCTCGGGATCCACTCGG GTGACACGCTGATAGTTGAAGAGGATACGTCCAAACCCAAGACTGACTCACCTGTAGTTGCAAAAAGAACGATGTCTAACTCGGTTAGGGaagctgtgcctgtgctggcaAGGAGGGTTGTACCGGCAGATAACTCCTGTCTCTTCACCAGTGTGTACTATGTGGTGGAGGGAGGTGTTTACGACCCGGGTTGCGCTCCAGAGATGCGCAGTCTTATAGCCCAAATAGTAGCGAGCGACCCCGAATCATACTGTGAGGCAGTTCTAGGGAAAACTAACAGGGAGTATTGTGACTGGATCAGAAGAGAAGAGACTTGGGGAGGAGCCATCGAAGTGTCCATTTTATCCAAATTCTACCAGTGCGAAATCTGCGTGGTGGATACGCAGACAGTCAGAATCGACCGTTTTGGGGAAGATGCCGGTTACACTAAGCGGGTCCTTTTAATTTATGATGGGATTCATTATGATCCACTTGAGCGTAAAATCCCTGACTCGGACATTCCTCCCCAGACAATTTTCTCCACGGCTGATGATATTGTTCTTGCACAAGCATTGGAATTGGCAGACGAAGCCAGACGGAAGAGGCAGTTTACCGATGTGAATCACTTCACGCTGAGGTGCATGGTGTGCCAGAAGGGACTAACTGGACAAGTGGAAGCCAGAGAACACGCCAAGGAGACCGGACACACCAACTTCGGCGAAGTCTGA